One window of the Salminus brasiliensis chromosome 1, fSalBra1.hap2, whole genome shotgun sequence genome contains the following:
- the LOC140559901 gene encoding E3 ubiquitin-protein ligase pellino homolog 2, whose translation MLSPNQDEHARSKDPVKYGELVILGYNGSLPGGDKGRKRSRFALYRRAKANGVKPSTVHILSNPQDSKAVNSRGQHSISFTLSRNQTVVVEYCHDNDTDMFQIGRSTESPIDFVVTDTPGGSKESEDSSVAPSTISRFACRVVCERNPPYTARIYAAGFDSSKNIFLGEKATKWKNPDGHMDGLTTNGVLVMHPQGFPEESKQGMWREISVCGDVYTLRETRSGPIRGQLAQGESSALQDGSLVDLCGATLLWRTAEGLLKAPTLRHLDALRLELNAARPQCPVGLSTLAFPSLPRSHSLEERQPWAYLACGHVHGRHDWGQRPERTRDREEGASGGTGGRRECPLCRTVGPYVPLWLGCEPAFYVDAGAPTHAFVPCGHVCSERTARYWAETPLPHGTHAFRPTCPFCSAPLLGNPGVTRLIFQGPID comes from the exons ATGTTGTCGCCGAATCAGGACGAACATGCCCGCTCTAAAGATCCGGTGAAATACGGGGAACTGGTGATACTCGG GTACAATGGCTCCCTTCCGGGTGGAGATAAGGGTCGGAAGAGGAGTCGATTTGCTCTATACAGGAGAGCAAAGGCTAATGGTGTCAAGCCGAGCACTGTGCACATCCTCAGCAACCCACAGGATAGCAAG GCGGTTAACAGCAGGGGTCAGCACAGTATATCCTTCACCCTCTCGAGAAATCAGACCGTGGTGGTGGAATATTGTCATGACAACGACACAGATATGTTCCAG ATTGGCCGTTCCACTGAAAGTCCCATAGATTTTGTGGTGACTGATACACCTGGAGGTTCAAAAGAGAGTGAGGATTCTTCTGTTGCCCCCAGCACCATCTCACGCTTTGCCTGCAGGGTGGTCTGTGAACGGAACCCCCCCTACACTGCTCGTATTTATGCAGCTGGCTTCGACTCttctaaaaacatttttcttGGG GAAAAAGCCACCAAGTGGAAGAACCCTGATGGTCACATGGATGGGCTTACAACCAATGGAGTGCTGGTGATGCATCCCCAGGGTTTCCCAGAGGAGTCCAAGCAGGGCATGTGGAGGGAAATCTCCGTCTGTGGAGATGTCTACACTCTGAGAGAAACCAGATCTGGCCCCATCCGTGGCCAACTG GCTCAGGGTGAGAGCAGTGCCCTGCAGGACGGCTCTCTTGTGGACCTTTGTGGAGCCACCTTGTTGTGGCGCACTGCTGAAGGTCTACTCAAAGCACCTACCCTGCGCCACCTGGACGCCCTGCGTCTGGAGCTGAACGCGGCCCGGCCGCAATGCCCTGTGGGCCTGAGCACCTTGGCCTTCCCCAGCCTGCCCCGCAGTCACAGCCTGGAGGAGCGCCAGCCCTGGGCCTACCTCGCCTGCGGTCATGTCCATGGTCGGCATGACTGGGGCCAGCGGCCCGAACGTACCCGGGACCGGGAGGAAGGGGCGAGCGGGGGCACTGGCGGCCGACGGGAGTGCCCCCTTTGCCGAACAGTGGGGCCCTATGTGCCCCTATGGCTGGGCTGCGAACCGGCCTTCTATGTGGATGCAGGAGCCCCCACCCATGCCTTCGTGCCctgtgggcatgtgtgctcagaGAGGACGGCTCGGTACTGGGCCGAGACGCCGCTTCCCCATGGGACCCATGCCTTCCGCCCTACATGCCCCTTCTGCTCCGCCCCACTGTTGGGCAATCCTGGTGTTACCCGCCTCATCTTTCAGGGGCCGATAGATTGA
- the arf6a gene encoding ADP-ribosylation factor 6a, with protein MGKMLSKIFGNKEMRILMLGLDAAGKTTILYKLKLGQSVTTIPTVGFNVETVTYKNVKFNVWDVGGQDKIRPLWRHYYTGTQGLIFVVDCADRDRIDEARQELHRIINDREMRDAIILIFANKQDLPDAMKPHEIQEKLGLTRIRDRNWYVQPSCATTGDGLYEGLTWLTSNYKS; from the coding sequence ATGGGGAAAATGCTTTCAAAGATCTTCGGCAACAAGGAGATGAGAATATTGATGCTTGGACTTGATGCAGCCGGGAAGACCACCATTCTTTACAAACTGAAACTCGGACAGTCCGTCACCACGATCCCAACCGTTGGTTTCAACGTGGAGACGGTCACCTATAAGAATGTTAAGTTTAACGTGTGGGACGTGGGCGGTCAGGACAAGATCCGACCCCTGTGGCGGCACTACTACACGGGCACTCAGGGGCTCATCTTTGTGGTGGACTGTGCTGACAGAGATCGCATTGATGAGGCTCGACAGGAGCTGCACCGCATCATCAATGACCGAGAAATGAGGGATGCAATCATCTTGATTTTCGCCAACaagcaagacctgcctgatgcaaTGAAACCCCATGAGATCCAGGAGAAGCTCGGTTTGACCCGTATTCGAGATAGAAATTGGTACGTTCAGCCCTCCTGTGCCACGACAGGTGATGGACTGTATGAGGGGCTGACCTGGCTCACTTCGAATTATAAGTCTTAA